A single Miscanthus floridulus cultivar M001 unplaced genomic scaffold, ASM1932011v1 fs_365_2_3, whole genome shotgun sequence DNA region contains:
- the LOC136531503 gene encoding rop guanine nucleotide exchange factor 14-like → MRMKTLACCRRRPQDFSIDMDQEPDRVMTYNGLETCIINSSAYDSAISATTGGDGCVTTDSLDDEVSSCSSKDASGSSFSSHCLSKQEEHSLDELGTPIAIHLLPFKGKKPITYTLSASDIENMKEKFAKLLLGDDTSGGARGVCAALALSNGIINLSATVFGELWKLEPLCEDKKIRWRKEMDWLLSPTTYMVELVPTKQSGADGCTFEIMTPKARSDVHVNLPALQKLDTMLIEVMDSMVDTEFWYEESGSRADGRGKITGPRKSKKWWLPSPRVPEEGLSQFHRKRLVFQAKLVHQILKAAKSINEQVLFHMPIPAAVMDALPKSGRASLGEDLYQAITTEYIPIEEIFVSLSLKTEHSVLEAINRLEGAVFAWNQRILEERSKRSPGRHSWSFLKDSSSELDKMSACIERVDALVQLLKSRYLNLPPTFIDVLKVQYNVDVGHAIVEAYSRVLVGVAFSILSRVAEILLEDDLIKKPNTPMATLKFDLSSDVYLAGITETPPGHIRRSLMDQISMVDGRFDAVKKKGVKQLRW, encoded by the exons ATGAGGATGAAGACGCTGGCATGCTGCCGGCGACGGCCGCAGGACTTCAGCATCGACATGGACCAAGAGCCCGACA GGGTGATGACATATAATGGCCTCGAGACCTGCATTATCAACAGTTCTGCCTATGATAGTGCCATTAGTGCAACAACAGGCGGAGATGGATGTGTCACCACTGATTCCCTTGATGATGAAGTCTCTAGTTGCTCTAGTAAAGATGCTTCtggttcttccttctcttcacaCTGCCTTAGCAAGCAGGAGGAGCATTCACTAGATGAGTTGGGTACACCCATTGCAATTCATCTACTCCCATTCAAAGGGAAGAAACCAATCACATATACCTTGAGCGCTTCAGATATTGAAAACATGAAGGAAAAATTTGCAAAGCTATTGCTCGGTGATGATACTTCAGGAGGAGCTAGGGGCGTTTGTGCGGCTCTGGCCTTGTCTAATGGCATAATCAATCTCTCTG CAACTGTTTTTGGAGAACTCTGGAAGCTGGAACCATTGTGCGAAGATAAAAAGATCAGGTGGAGAAAAGAAATGGACTGGTTGCTGTCTCCTACAACTTATATGGTGGAGCTGGTTCCAACAAAGCAAAGCGGGGCAGATGGATGCACATTTGAG ATTATGACTCCAAAGGCCCGCTCAGATGTTCATGTGAACCTTCCTGCCCTTCAGAAGCTTGATACGATGCTCATT GAAGTGATGGACTCTATGGTAGATACAGAGTTCTGGTATGAGGAGAGTGGTAGCAGAGCTGATGGTCGGGGCAAAATTACTGGTCCAAGGAAGAGTAAAAAGTGGTGGCTCCCATCTCCTCGTGTCCCTGAGGAAGGGCTATCTCAGTTTCATCGAAAGAGGCTTGTTTTTCAGGCTAAGCTTGTTCATCAGATCCTCAAAGCTGCAAAATCCATCAACGAACAAGTCCTATTCCATATGCCTATTCCGGCAGCTGTTATGGATGCCCTTCCAAAG TCTGGGAGGGCTAGCTTGGGTGAAGATTTGTATCAGGCTATAACCACAGAGTATATTCCTATAGAGGAAATATTTGTTTCACTCAGTTTGAAAACTGAGCATAGTGTGCTCGAGGCTATTAATCGGTTGGAGGGTGCAGTGTTTGCATGGAACCAAAGAATTCTAGAGGAAAGAAGCAAGAGGTCCCCGGGACGCCATTCCTGGAGCTTCTTGAAGGATAGCTCATCGGAACTTGACAAGATGTCTGCATGCATCGAAAGGGTTGACGCCCTTGTGCAGCTTCTGAAATCCAGATATCTGAACCTGCCTCCAACTTTTATAGATGTTTTAAAGGTCCAATACAATGTG GACGTGGGGCATGCAATTGTGGAGGCCTACTCTAGGGTTCTTGTTGGGGTAGCATTCAGCATACTGTCGCGTGTGGCGGAGATACTGCTGGAGGATGACCTGATCAAGAAGCCCAACACCCCCATGGCCACACTGAAGTTCGACCTCTCCTCTGACGTGTACTTGGCAGGCATCACAGAGACGCCACCGGGACACATCCGGCGGTCGCTTATGGACCAGATCAGCATGGTCGACGGACGCTTCGATGCTGTCAAGAAGAAAGGAGTGAAGCAGCTGAGGTGGTGA